One Thermoplasma volcanium GSS1 genomic window carries:
- the cbiT gene encoding precorrin-6Y C5,15-methyltransferase (decarboxylating) subunit CbiT, with the protein MESEKSKFDYYIVTPDSLFERVDGIPMTKEEIRLISLNRLGVRNGGHFLDIGTGTGSVAVDMSRLAGPNGKIIALDRDEKAIKLARINLDRLSPYKNIQLVLADAYAYSPADSFDAIFIGGGTGDLPNLVSKYVPFLKSGARVVINAIQVKTLNDAVESLELNNFRNVSVIEVQISVGMKTGSSYAMIARNPIFVVSGEQP; encoded by the coding sequence ATGGAAAGTGAAAAGTCGAAATTCGATTATTATATCGTAACTCCAGACAGTCTTTTTGAAAGAGTGGATGGCATACCTATGACCAAGGAAGAAATTCGCCTCATCTCTCTAAACAGATTGGGAGTCCGTAATGGAGGCCATTTTCTTGATATAGGAACGGGTACTGGTTCAGTTGCTGTAGATATGTCTAGGCTTGCAGGTCCAAATGGTAAAATAATAGCCTTGGATCGCGATGAAAAAGCTATCAAACTAGCCCGGATAAATCTTGATCGTTTATCTCCATACAAGAACATACAATTAGTTCTTGCGGATGCATATGCCTATTCGCCTGCCGATTCATTCGATGCTATCTTTATTGGAGGGGGGACAGGCGATCTCCCAAATCTTGTTAGCAAGTATGTGCCTTTCTTAAAGAGTGGTGCTCGTGTTGTTATTAATGCAATTCAGGTCAAGACTTTGAATGACGCAGTTGAATCATTGGAGCTGAATAATTTCAGGAACGTATCAGTGATAGAAGTACAAATTTCTGTAGGGATGAAGACAGGCTCGAGCTACGCTATGATAGCAAGGAACCCAATATTCGTAGTTTCAGGTGAGCAGCCTTGA
- the cbiD gene encoding cobalt-precorrin-5B (C(1))-methyltransferase CbiD: MMYASDGSGVNPFQQYGITTGLTAAAAAKACTLTVLKGVQNRVVVPTPIGIRIEVKVVESVRIDESSGYASAEKFSGDNPDQLNGITIRCHCKVVKKQENGRSKITISGNAGIGVVEKDGLGIRPGEKAISQGARKMIEDAVREAAGGYDVELSISVPNGEEFAKLTMNEKVGVFGGISVLGTTGIEEPVSTEEYELHLKYIVAAGRCVSKIIVLCPGNTALKFAKKYFALPDKAFVLIGDKVGAAVSASIESAYDHVVIFGLPGKLVKIAAGIYNTHSKVADGRMETLAAVAAMYGISKGAVKRIMESSNTGEAISIIEQEGIVAEVLNTIASRISNRLKADFSRSVGFSVVIIDHDGKIIGSHLDGHIKEVLKYGK; encoded by the coding sequence ATGATGTACGCTTCTGATGGCTCTGGCGTAAATCCGTTTCAGCAGTACGGGATCACTACGGGCCTTACTGCGGCTGCCGCCGCAAAGGCTTGTACGCTCACCGTATTGAAGGGCGTACAGAATAGGGTTGTAGTCCCGACGCCTATTGGCATACGAATTGAAGTTAAAGTGGTGGAGAGCGTACGAATAGACGAAAGCAGTGGATACGCCTCAGCAGAGAAGTTTTCAGGAGACAATCCGGATCAGTTGAATGGCATAACGATCAGGTGCCACTGCAAGGTCGTGAAAAAACAGGAAAATGGACGAAGTAAAATAACCATATCCGGAAATGCAGGCATAGGCGTAGTCGAGAAAGACGGATTGGGCATAAGGCCGGGCGAAAAAGCAATAAGCCAGGGAGCACGAAAAATGATAGAAGATGCCGTAAGAGAAGCTGCTGGTGGCTATGATGTGGAATTATCAATTTCCGTTCCCAATGGTGAAGAATTTGCAAAGTTGACTATGAATGAAAAGGTAGGGGTTTTCGGCGGCATATCTGTACTTGGCACTACTGGCATAGAAGAACCTGTTTCTACTGAAGAGTATGAGTTGCACTTGAAGTATATAGTTGCAGCCGGAAGGTGCGTCTCTAAAATTATCGTGCTATGTCCGGGAAACACTGCATTAAAGTTCGCTAAAAAGTACTTTGCGCTTCCAGATAAAGCCTTCGTACTAATAGGCGATAAGGTAGGTGCAGCGGTCAGCGCCTCGATCGAATCTGCATACGATCATGTCGTAATCTTCGGGCTTCCAGGAAAGCTTGTAAAGATCGCTGCAGGGATATACAATACACACAGCAAGGTAGCAGATGGCCGTATGGAGACACTTGCGGCTGTGGCTGCTATGTACGGAATTTCCAAAGGTGCTGTAAAGAGAATAATGGAATCCAGCAACACTGGGGAGGCCATATCAATTATAGAACAAGAAGGCATTGTAGCTGAAGTATTGAATACAATAGCATCTAGAATATCTAACAGGCTTAAGGCTGATTTTTCCAGATCCGTCGGGTTTTCAGTTGTGATTATAGATCATGATGGGAAGATTATAGGATCGCATTTAGACGGGCATATAAAGGAGGTTCTCAAATATGGAAAGTGA
- the cobJ gene encoding precorrin-3B C(17)-methyltransferase, with amino-acid sequence MSSLFVVGIGPGSNDLMTPQASLAIERSEYVIGFSLYVSFIKEKFPNKIYISNGMQGEIERAKKAIELARSGHNVSIISSGDAGIYGIAGAVFEILSTLEDNMPEVSVVPGISALSSCASLLGSPLSNDFMVLSLSDLLTPWEVIRKRAEAAAILDLVTVIYNPRGSRFPNNLEKVMEYFLKYRSGDTPVGIVRNAYRPDQSAKIVQLKDFSCSEIDMLTTVIIGNSETYVSGRWMATRRGYSGKYDVRF; translated from the coding sequence GTGAGTTCTTTGTTTGTTGTCGGTATAGGGCCTGGATCGAATGATCTTATGACTCCCCAAGCCAGCTTAGCTATTGAGAGATCGGAATACGTAATAGGCTTTTCCCTCTATGTCTCCTTTATAAAGGAGAAGTTTCCTAACAAAATATACATCTCAAACGGTATGCAGGGTGAGATAGAACGGGCTAAGAAAGCTATAGAACTGGCGAGATCAGGGCACAACGTATCCATAATATCCAGCGGCGATGCTGGGATATATGGAATTGCCGGTGCTGTATTCGAGATATTATCAACTCTTGAAGACAATATGCCTGAGGTAAGTGTAGTGCCAGGGATAAGTGCACTTTCTTCTTGTGCTTCCCTTCTCGGTTCCCCTCTATCCAACGACTTTATGGTCCTTAGCCTCAGCGATCTCCTAACGCCTTGGGAAGTCATCAGGAAAAGAGCCGAGGCGGCTGCTATCCTTGATTTGGTAACCGTCATCTACAATCCAAGAGGCTCCCGCTTTCCAAACAATCTCGAGAAAGTAATGGAATATTTCTTGAAGTATAGGAGTGGCGATACGCCTGTAGGTATAGTAAGAAATGCCTACAGGCCTGATCAAAGCGCAAAGATAGTGCAATTGAAAGACTTCTCATGCTCAGAGATAGACATGTTGACCACTGTCATTATTGGGAACAGCGAGACGTATGTATCTGGCCGGTGGATGGCTACAAGGAGAGGCTATTCTGGTAAGTATGATGTACGCTTCTGA
- a CDS encoding precorrin-8X methylmutase, with protein sequence MNIEYTLDITSEEGLLSVSVRNGSFIINKEYKINMDSDLFRKIAGDAKSINNSISSHILNSWAEHLKEWADPEKIEEESINIIETVTESIENARERYLFSKIVHAAGDFRLIDLIRMSPGFVDTVAEKLRDGCRIVVDAKMVKAGIYNKNLLDRCRIMYYGDDERVDRISKQMGITKSASAMRIASEDGVRDAIFVIGNAPTALIELLNIVRDTKEKPPAVIGVPVGFVQAARAKYSLVSSGIDYLTILGSRGGSPIAASVINAFGVMLDW encoded by the coding sequence ATGAATATAGAGTATACGCTGGATATAACAAGTGAAGAGGGTTTGCTAAGTGTGAGCGTACGTAATGGATCTTTCATAATAAATAAGGAATACAAAATAAATATGGATTCAGACCTCTTTAGAAAAATAGCCGGCGATGCAAAATCTATAAACAATTCGATATCATCGCACATTCTAAATTCCTGGGCAGAACACTTAAAGGAGTGGGCGGATCCAGAAAAAATTGAGGAGGAAAGCATAAACATCATAGAGACCGTAACGGAGAGCATAGAGAATGCCAGGGAGAGGTACCTATTTTCCAAAATAGTTCATGCTGCCGGGGACTTCCGTCTGATTGATTTAATAAGGATGTCTCCTGGTTTCGTTGACACAGTAGCTGAGAAGTTGAGGGATGGATGCAGGATAGTCGTAGATGCGAAGATGGTCAAGGCAGGAATATACAACAAGAATTTACTGGATCGATGCAGAATAATGTATTATGGGGACGACGAAAGAGTAGATCGCATCTCCAAACAAATGGGAATAACGAAATCTGCTTCTGCTATGCGCATCGCTTCAGAGGATGGTGTAAGAGACGCGATTTTTGTGATAGGAAACGCCCCTACAGCATTGATAGAATTATTGAACATTGTTCGAGATACAAAAGAAAAGCCTCCTGCTGTGATAGGTGTTCCGGTTGGCTTCGTGCAGGCAGCGAGGGCAAAGTATTCCTTGGTATCTTCTGGCATCGATTACCTCACCATTCTTGGGTCAAGGGGTGGAAGCCCTATAGCAGCTTCTGTGATAAATGCTTTTGGGGTGATGCTTGATTGGTGA
- a CDS encoding SAM-dependent methyltransferase codes for MKKFYIVGAGPGEPDLITVMGLEAIRESQVVFKDALVSDDLIEKYCTNKVQVNVGHRQGTSSDVGLKIILNYIKENANNFDVAVHLKSGDPGIFSRLSEEIRAVSTLGFDVIVVPGITSAIGVPTFYGIPLSVKDVSRHIAIVTASISEGKFNASSLGDALKYADVVVVLMGSRFLKQIARLSQSILGHSDMLIVENGTLPSAKISLLKDAENLDEHYCSKPSIIILGRKLNEILSLGGGFDEYRVYAGYNK; via the coding sequence ATGAAAAAATTCTACATTGTAGGTGCTGGGCCTGGCGAACCTGACCTGATCACGGTCATGGGTTTGGAAGCAATAAGAGAGTCGCAGGTAGTGTTTAAAGATGCCCTTGTATCAGATGATCTTATAGAAAAATACTGTACTAATAAAGTACAGGTAAACGTAGGGCACAGGCAAGGGACTTCCTCAGACGTGGGCCTAAAGATCATCCTTAACTATATCAAGGAAAACGCAAACAATTTCGATGTAGCCGTACACCTTAAGTCAGGCGATCCAGGTATATTTTCAAGGCTTTCTGAGGAAATACGGGCGGTCTCCACCCTAGGTTTTGACGTAATCGTGGTTCCTGGAATAACATCAGCGATAGGCGTCCCGACATTTTATGGTATACCGCTATCTGTCAAAGATGTATCCAGACATATAGCTATCGTAACGGCCTCCATATCGGAAGGCAAATTCAATGCATCATCTTTGGGGGACGCATTAAAGTACGCTGATGTTGTAGTCGTGCTTATGGGATCTAGATTCCTAAAGCAAATAGCCAGGCTGAGCCAGTCTATCTTAGGCCATTCCGATATGCTTATAGTCGAAAATGGAACATTACCGAGTGCAAAGATCTCGTTATTAAAAGATGCCGAGAATTTGGATGAACATTATTGTTCTAAGCCATCTATAATTATTTTAGGTCGAAAACTCAATGAGATCCTTTCTTTGGGAGGTGGTTTTGATGAATATAGAGTATACGCTGGATATAACAAGTGA
- a CDS encoding precorrin-2 dehydrogenase/sirohydrochlorin ferrochelatase family protein: MIVDLRLSKSTSLFIGHGKEFRDKFELYHSEFGTVYVISDEVLLEDANVIRVSSSFEDSYDAIESVKPFLAFISTEDRDLDTKLAYFARRHSKLVYVPDRNDLNDINLCAILQYGPIKIAVSTSGKSPAMTVMVKKRIAASIKKYALIDNMDQSVVEAIARNREKIISSVKEPKKRRIMMYRIAVDRRIREYSVLNPVMADEAIAKILNGAAGR; this comes from the coding sequence ATGATAGTTGATTTACGTTTGAGTAAGAGTACTTCACTATTTATCGGCCACGGAAAAGAGTTCAGGGATAAATTCGAATTGTATCACTCTGAATTCGGCACTGTATACGTTATATCAGACGAAGTTCTTTTAGAGGATGCAAACGTTATTCGTGTGTCTTCGAGTTTTGAGGATAGTTACGATGCCATCGAGTCTGTGAAACCTTTCCTTGCTTTTATATCAACCGAAGATCGTGATTTAGACACAAAATTAGCCTATTTCGCTAGGAGACATTCGAAACTTGTTTATGTGCCGGACAGGAACGACTTAAATGATATCAACCTATGCGCCATACTTCAGTATGGGCCTATTAAGATTGCGGTGTCCACGTCTGGTAAGAGCCCAGCCATGACCGTTATGGTGAAGAAAAGAATTGCAGCTTCTATCAAAAAATACGCTTTGATCGATAATATGGATCAGTCAGTTGTAGAAGCTATAGCCAGAAACAGGGAAAAGATCATATCATCAGTGAAGGAGCCAAAAAAGAGACGCATAATGATGTACAGAATTGCTGTTGATAGGCGGATTAGAGAATATTCTGTTTTAAACCCTGTGATGGCTGATGAGGCCATTGCAAAGATACTAAATGGTGCAGCAGGAAGATGA
- a CDS encoding lyase family protein, with the protein MKIWQGGAAKPSEYDPMEYLVKLDVSADTILEKYEIINLMAYHYELIKIGIINEEDGKCLLNALIKAYEGKITIDVKDEDVHTAIENWVKGLCPKNWENLRLFLSRNEQVHADMILYLLDSFYKMNKIFQSCIEKTIGVNGEGYLPGYTHFQQAMPFTFKSFMNSVLLLLERNILNVHDFFQKIRINVYGYGSGYGSPISAKFDKMGELLGLRYDHKNPIFLSSLYPQTLLEASQLIVTIMMPLSRLSSDTINYYSRGIMDIPDEFTTGSSLMPNKRNPDYLEMIQGLAAESVGVSSSIASIALNKQIGYHRDFQIAKDSIVFLIEKLIAHLDHLPDLLGRIEFFKEASERAVENSSYATMNAWNAFFKGTRWKEAYARIGNMVRENNELEKVDFETPTDNLDIANTRRIIYEEKYIVDSFLSVPERLKNLIRITES; encoded by the coding sequence TTGAAGATATGGCAAGGCGGGGCAGCAAAACCCTCGGAATATGATCCGATGGAATACCTGGTCAAATTAGATGTTTCAGCTGATACAATACTCGAAAAGTACGAAATAATCAACTTGATGGCCTATCATTATGAATTAATAAAAATTGGCATCATAAACGAAGAAGATGGCAAATGCTTACTAAATGCTTTAATAAAAGCCTACGAGGGAAAAATAACGATAGATGTAAAGGATGAAGATGTGCATACTGCAATTGAAAATTGGGTAAAGGGCCTATGCCCCAAAAATTGGGAGAATCTAAGGCTATTCCTGTCAAGGAATGAACAAGTCCACGCAGACATGATACTTTATCTGTTGGATTCATTCTATAAGATGAATAAAATATTCCAGTCATGCATAGAAAAGACAATAGGGGTAAATGGCGAAGGCTATCTACCAGGGTATACCCATTTCCAGCAGGCGATGCCGTTTACTTTCAAAAGTTTTATGAATTCGGTGTTACTGCTTCTGGAAAGAAATATTTTGAACGTTCATGATTTTTTCCAAAAGATCAGGATAAACGTATATGGATATGGTTCAGGATATGGTTCTCCAATTTCTGCCAAATTTGATAAGATGGGTGAATTATTGGGTCTAAGATATGATCATAAGAACCCCATATTCTTATCTTCATTGTATCCTCAAACCCTTCTTGAAGCTTCCCAACTCATCGTTACCATAATGATGCCCCTTTCAAGGTTGTCATCAGACACAATAAATTACTATTCAAGAGGAATAATGGACATACCAGACGAATTCACAACTGGCAGTTCTCTAATGCCAAACAAGAGAAATCCGGATTATCTTGAGATGATCCAAGGTTTAGCAGCTGAATCTGTCGGTGTATCATCTTCAATAGCTTCAATAGCCCTGAATAAACAAATTGGCTATCATAGAGATTTTCAGATTGCAAAAGATTCCATCGTGTTTCTGATTGAGAAGCTAATAGCGCACCTGGATCACTTGCCGGACCTTTTAGGCCGTATTGAGTTTTTTAAGGAAGCATCGGAACGTGCTGTAGAAAATTCTTCATATGCAACCATGAATGCGTGGAATGCCTTCTTTAAAGGAACGAGATGGAAGGAGGCATACGCTCGCATCGGGAATATGGTAAGGGAAAACAACGAACTTGAGAAGGTAGATTTCGAGACCCCTACTGATAATCTGGATATCGCTAACACAAGAAGGATAATATATGAAGAAAAATATATTGTGGATAGTTTTCTATCGGTTCCGGAGAGATTGAAAAACTTGATCAGGATTACCGAATCTTAA
- a CDS encoding SMP-30/gluconolactonase/LRE family protein, whose product MDMKIIAKKIDQLGEGPTYDSKRNRVYWIDITGKKFHYLDLNDGSIYNFESVGMISSIVPTNIDLMAATIGHGFYSIDDQANHTLLFELKDESNETRFNDGKADPEGRYVAGTMDLKESRPIGSLYVFNGKGVRRLLSNLTISNGIAWDTRRRIFYHIDTPTRKVRAYSFDAEMNIISKDIAVDFKEEQGSPDGMTIDSDGNLFVAHWGGSKLSVWDPERKRKIDEYDLPAKNITSAVFAGKGLNTLYVSSASSGDPEDLGGSLFELETQYKGTPTFVFKIR is encoded by the coding sequence ATGGACATGAAAATTATAGCAAAGAAGATCGATCAGCTCGGGGAAGGCCCGACCTATGATTCGAAAAGAAATAGAGTGTACTGGATAGATATAACAGGCAAGAAGTTTCACTACCTGGATCTAAACGATGGCAGCATATACAACTTTGAATCGGTAGGCATGATATCGTCTATAGTACCGACAAACATAGATCTGATGGCTGCAACTATAGGTCATGGATTCTATTCAATAGACGATCAGGCAAATCACACCCTTCTTTTCGAACTCAAAGATGAGAGCAATGAAACTAGGTTCAATGATGGAAAGGCTGATCCAGAAGGTAGATACGTAGCTGGAACAATGGATTTGAAGGAATCAAGGCCAATCGGCTCGCTTTACGTGTTCAACGGCAAAGGAGTAAGAAGGCTTCTCAGTAACTTGACGATATCGAACGGCATAGCTTGGGATACAAGAAGGCGGATCTTTTACCATATCGATACGCCAACAAGGAAAGTTAGGGCATATTCCTTCGATGCTGAAATGAACATAATATCGAAGGATATAGCAGTGGATTTTAAAGAAGAGCAGGGATCACCGGATGGCATGACGATAGACTCAGACGGAAATCTCTTCGTTGCCCATTGGGGTGGATCGAAATTATCGGTTTGGGATCCAGAGAGGAAGAGAAAGATAGATGAATATGACCTGCCTGCTAAAAACATAACATCAGCAGTCTTCGCAGGAAAAGGCTTAAACACACTCTACGTATCATCAGCATCAAGTGGCGATCCGGAGGATTTAGGGGGTTCCTTGTTTGAATTAGAAACACAGTACAAAGGAACGCCTACTTTCGTGTTTAAGATTCGGTAA
- a CDS encoding MBL fold metallo-hydrolase — MQTHVETFTVPIAIRALKTANIYRVPSDKGYILIDTGMSGDSVDQIVKESNDIQAVFLTHLHIDHVGGALRIHEELGVPVYMNSKDINLIRQVANDKEAYIKKYVDIFRGNGVPLSMQEDLIHMHPVINFYEYYSKLGFLQDISNLKLKELKFVPVPGHSPGSTAVITEDGYMMFSGDHILERITPNISVYGEEDDLGNYLKSLELVKKLSPKIIFPGHGSRIDDPLKRISEIEEHHAERIRAIAQALNESKTAFEIAESIPWSKGRKMDTMNFMEKNFAILETISHLRHMEAIGMVDSKDENGIIKYRIIK, encoded by the coding sequence ATGCAGACTCACGTTGAGACCTTTACAGTACCAATTGCGATCAGGGCGCTCAAGACAGCAAATATTTATCGAGTTCCTTCAGACAAGGGATATATTTTAATCGATACAGGAATGTCAGGCGATTCCGTCGATCAAATAGTAAAGGAATCAAATGATATTCAGGCTGTTTTTTTGACACACCTCCACATAGATCATGTCGGGGGTGCACTAAGAATACACGAAGAGTTAGGAGTGCCTGTTTATATGAACTCAAAAGATATAAATCTCATAAGGCAGGTAGCAAATGATAAGGAGGCCTACATTAAAAAATATGTTGATATATTCCGTGGAAATGGAGTTCCTTTAAGCATGCAGGAAGATCTAATACACATGCATCCGGTCATAAATTTCTATGAATACTACTCTAAACTTGGTTTCCTGCAGGACATCAGCAATCTAAAATTAAAGGAATTGAAGTTCGTACCGGTACCAGGGCATTCTCCGGGTTCGACCGCCGTAATTACGGAAGACGGATACATGATGTTTTCCGGGGATCACATATTAGAGAGAATAACGCCAAATATTAGTGTATATGGAGAGGAAGATGATCTTGGAAATTACCTAAAAAGCCTTGAACTTGTCAAGAAATTATCGCCGAAGATCATATTCCCAGGGCACGGATCGAGAATAGATGATCCGCTAAAAAGGATATCTGAAATAGAAGAACACCACGCTGAGAGGATAAGAGCAATCGCACAAGCCCTCAACGAAAGTAAAACTGCCTTCGAAATCGCTGAGTCCATTCCTTGGAGCAAGGGGAGAAAAATGGATACTATGAACTTTATGGAGAAGAATTTCGCAATACTTGAGACTATTTCTCACCTTCGCCATATGGAAGCTATAGGGATGGTAGATTCTAAAGATGAAAATGGTATCATAAAATATCGCATCATAAAATAA
- a CDS encoding TrpB-like pyridoxal phosphate-dependent enzyme has protein sequence MITMIRIDLKQDDMPDHWYNILPDLPEELPTPRDETGEAFETLKKAVPTKVLEYEFSGERYPKIPGEIYEKYMQVGRPTPIIRAKNLEEFLGGNIKIYLKMESYTYSGSHKINSALAHVFFAKQDNAKFVSTETGAGQWGSAVALASALFGVDSHIFMVRTSFYAKPYRKYMMYMYGAHPHPSPSEFTEYGKEVLKKNPDTPGSLGLAISEAIHYALDNGGKYIAGSVINSDILFKTIAGMEAKKQMEMAGEDPDYVVGVVGGGSNYAALAFPFLADELQSGKVKRTYIASGSKEVPKMTEGEYRYDYPDTGKVLPLLKMYTIGYDFIPPAVYAGGLRYHAVAPTLSLLMNKGIVQARDYDQEEAFKWARIFSEKEGYIPAPETSHALPILKEIADSNRGEREKKTVLVSFSGHGLLDLGNYAEAMHFE, from the coding sequence ATCATTACCATGATAAGAATCGATCTAAAGCAAGACGATATGCCAGACCATTGGTACAATATTTTGCCCGATCTTCCAGAAGAGTTGCCAACACCAAGGGATGAAACCGGCGAGGCCTTCGAAACGCTGAAGAAAGCAGTGCCCACAAAGGTACTGGAATATGAGTTTTCTGGAGAAAGGTATCCAAAGATTCCAGGGGAGATCTACGAAAAATATATGCAGGTCGGCCGGCCTACGCCAATCATCAGGGCAAAGAATTTAGAAGAATTCCTTGGTGGCAATATAAAGATATACCTAAAGATGGAATCATACACGTATTCTGGTTCGCACAAGATAAATAGTGCCCTTGCCCATGTATTCTTCGCCAAGCAAGATAATGCAAAATTTGTTTCAACAGAGACTGGGGCTGGGCAATGGGGATCTGCTGTTGCGCTCGCCTCAGCGTTGTTTGGTGTCGATTCTCATATATTTATGGTACGTACAAGCTTCTACGCCAAGCCGTACAGAAAGTATATGATGTATATGTATGGCGCTCATCCTCACCCAAGCCCATCAGAATTTACTGAATACGGAAAGGAAGTTTTAAAGAAGAATCCTGATACGCCAGGTTCGTTAGGGCTTGCAATAAGTGAAGCGATACATTATGCTCTGGATAATGGTGGCAAGTACATTGCTGGCAGCGTTATAAATTCAGATATACTTTTCAAAACTATAGCGGGAATGGAGGCCAAGAAACAGATGGAAATGGCAGGCGAAGATCCGGACTATGTAGTCGGAGTAGTAGGTGGCGGTTCGAACTATGCAGCACTTGCATTCCCATTCCTAGCAGATGAACTTCAGTCTGGCAAGGTAAAGAGGACATACATTGCATCTGGTTCGAAAGAGGTGCCAAAGATGACCGAGGGAGAATATCGATATGATTATCCAGATACAGGAAAAGTCCTCCCTCTCTTAAAAATGTACACGATAGGCTATGACTTTATACCGCCAGCGGTCTACGCAGGCGGCCTTAGGTACCACGCCGTAGCACCAACGTTAAGCCTCCTCATGAATAAGGGAATAGTACAAGCGAGGGATTACGATCAGGAAGAAGCCTTCAAATGGGCCAGAATATTCTCGGAAAAGGAAGGATACATACCTGCCCCCGAAACTTCTCACGCTTTGCCAATACTAAAAGAGATAGCTGACAGCAATCGCGGTGAACGTGAGAAAAAAACCGTTCTTGTCAGCTTTTCTGGCCATGGCCTTCTAGATCTAGGCAATTATGCAGAGGCAATGCATTTTGAATAA